One window from the genome of Enterobacter asburiae encodes:
- a CDS encoding MFS transporter, whose protein sequence is MAYSGKVDIQQVIDESPFSGFHWLLIVLGFLVLAIDGFDTAAMGYIAPTLSAEWGIHKQDLGPVLSAALLGLSLGALIAGPVSDRMGRKRVLVFSCLFFGLASLGTAWAQSLNTLTLWRFLTGLGLGAAMPNAITLISEFAPQRCRAMAINTMYCGFPLGAAGGGAISSWLIPHHGWRSVLLTGAIAPLVLTLLLALFLPESVKFLVQRGKDVMQVRRIASRFARSTLDSVTGFFLAEEKVASKKGSVSQLFSMPWLPGTLMLWVTYFMGLVIYYVLLSWMPTLMQGMGYALAESAWLTSLFTFGGTAGILLAGWMMDRWEAHRVVAGGFVLTMGLILLLGIEHNHIALFGGLIFLMGIAMNGAQSGMQTLAATFYPTECRATGIAWMQGIGRFGGVAGTMTSAQLLSMQWQADSILMILSVPALVAAAATVYKMLYSRSQEPGVA, encoded by the coding sequence GGCAGCGATGGGTTACATCGCGCCTACGCTGTCGGCAGAATGGGGGATACACAAACAGGATCTGGGGCCGGTGCTGAGCGCAGCGCTGCTGGGGCTGTCGCTGGGCGCGCTGATTGCCGGTCCGGTATCTGACCGGATGGGGCGCAAGCGGGTGCTGGTCTTTTCGTGTCTGTTCTTCGGCCTTGCGAGCCTGGGGACGGCCTGGGCGCAAAGTCTGAATACGCTCACGCTGTGGCGCTTTCTGACGGGCCTGGGCCTCGGCGCCGCAATGCCTAACGCCATCACGCTTATCTCCGAGTTTGCCCCCCAGCGCTGTCGCGCCATGGCGATCAATACCATGTACTGCGGCTTCCCTCTGGGCGCGGCGGGCGGCGGCGCGATCTCTTCCTGGCTAATCCCCCACCACGGCTGGCGAAGCGTGCTGCTGACCGGGGCGATTGCTCCGCTGGTTTTAACCCTGCTGCTGGCGCTGTTTTTACCGGAGTCCGTGAAGTTTCTGGTGCAGCGCGGAAAGGACGTCATGCAGGTCCGCCGCATCGCCAGCCGGTTTGCCCGCAGCACGCTGGATAGCGTCACGGGCTTTTTCCTCGCGGAGGAGAAAGTCGCGTCTAAAAAAGGGAGCGTGTCGCAGCTGTTTTCCATGCCCTGGCTGCCCGGCACCCTGATGCTGTGGGTGACCTATTTTATGGGCCTGGTCATTTACTATGTCCTGCTGAGCTGGATGCCAACGCTGATGCAGGGGATGGGTTATGCTCTGGCGGAATCCGCCTGGCTCACCTCGCTGTTCACCTTCGGCGGCACCGCAGGCATTCTGCTCGCGGGCTGGATGATGGACCGCTGGGAAGCGCACCGGGTGGTTGCGGGTGGTTTCGTGCTGACAATGGGCCTTATTCTTTTGCTTGGCATTGAGCATAACCATATCGCCCTGTTTGGCGGGTTGATTTTCCTGATGGGGATCGCGATGAACGGCGCGCAATCGGGCATGCAAACCCTGGCCGCCACCTTTTACCCTACCGAGTGCCGCGCGACGGGCATCGCCTGGATGCAGGGGATCGGCCGCTTTGGCGGCGTGGCGGGAACCATGACCAGCGCCCAGCTTCTTTCTATGCAGTGGCAGGCAGACAGTATTTTAATGATCCTCAGCGTGCCCGCTCTGGTGGCCGCTGCGGCAACCGTCTACAAAATGCTGTACAGCCGCTCGCAGGAACCCGGCGTCGCGTAG